Below is a window of Cytobacillus firmus DNA.
GCAATTTCATAGTCTCTGTAGGTTCCCATCACCGGTTCTTCTATCGGAGCCCGATAGTTCTGGAGATCCTCATTCGTCATAATACCGCCCTGCTCTTTAAGAGTCTTGATGATGGCATCTGCAATTTCACCTTCATAAATCGCTTGTATCCCATTCTTTTGCAGTATTCTAAGAGTCTTTGCCAGGTCTTTGTTTTGTACCCAGTCTCCCTGCACTAACGGAACACCTCCCGGCATAAAAAACCGCTTTGCTTCTTTCCCCATCCTGATATGAAGAATTTCGATGACTTCGTCCCATTGCCAGTTAACCCTAAAGCCTTCTTCAGCCAATTTAACGGCAGGCTCAATCAGGTCCTCCATCGGCTTTGTCCCAAACCTTTTATGCCCCTCATCCATAGCCTTCATGATACCGGGAATGCCTGCTGACTTGGCATCAATGGTCTGCTGAAAGTAAGGAGTAATCTCTCCCTGTTTATTTAAGAACTGATCTTTATCTGCCCCTGAAGGTGTTTGTGAATGGCCATTAATCACCTTGGTCTTTTTTGTTTTCTGATCATAATACACGACATATCCGCTTGCTCCTATGCCAGTGTTAAACACTTCAACTACACTAAGAGCAAATTGAATGGCAACAAGGGCATCCATGGCGTTGCCGCCATTCCGTAAGATTGCGGCACCGGCTTCAGTTGCTTCATGGACTGCAGAAGCAGCCATTCCATGAGTGCCAGTCGCCTTCTGCCTCTTGTCCTCAGTGTCATTTTCCATGTGTCTGGTATCTACCTTATCCATTGAATCCCTCCTATAGGTTCCCCTATAATTACTAGATTCTATATTTAGTATTAAGAGCTTTTAATTTCTTGTACCCGGCTGAAAATAGCTGAAACATACAAAAAAAGGCACCGGACCTTGAGTCATTTTTTGATGACTAAAGATCCGGGTACCTGTTAATAATAAATCTTTTACAGAAATTAGAATTTAAAAGCTGGAGCAGCTGCTCCCAGTTTTAAATACGAATTTGACGGAAGGTTTTCCATGGAAAATTTTTTTAATAAGGAGCCTATATTCAATCACCGGGTGAATTCTCAGGAATCAATATCTGACCGGCTTTTCCAACCTTAAGCAGTGTCTGCATAATGGCCATCGACAAGCTTCCCGCCTGGTAAGGCTTTATCAGGTATTCATGAGCTCCCAGTGACAGGCCTTTCTCTTTTTCATCCAGTGCAGTTGAAATAATGATCGGAATGTGACTTAACACTTCATTTCGTTTTAATATCTTCATGATACTCCATCCATCAAGCCCCTCATCAAGCATGATATCCAAAACAATCGCATCAGGCAGGTGATTTTCCAAATACTCCAGGACAGCCCTTCCATTATTGAAATGCTTCGCATGCAAATTGTTTTCCGTAAGCTCCTGAATAAACAGTTCTGCCAGGCTTTGATCGTCTTCAATAACCAGCACTTCATAGCGTGTGCCGCTTTGATGGATATTCTCATCCAATCCATGGGAAGGCTTATAGACAGCTGGAATGGACACTATGAAGGTGCTTCCTTTCCCGTATTTTGTATTGACACTTATATTTCCATCATGAGCCTTTACTATTTCCTGTACATTGGACAGCCCAAGCCCCGTTCCGCCAATTCGGCGACGATCTGAATTGTCCACTCTGTAAAATTTGTTAAAGATATCCGCAGCTGCATTTTCCGGGATTCCCAATCCATGATCTTCCACTTCTATATGAAGCAGGCTGTTTTCTTCAAATAACCTTATATTGACGGGACCTCCGGATGGAGAATACTTGATGGCATTGCTTATCAAATTGGAAAATACCTGTTCGATTTTGCAGGAATCACCAAGAATGACATCATTTCCACTAAATGGTTCTAATGAAATAGTGTGAACATCCGTCTGCACCTGCTGATTATCCATTACTTTCTCAATAATAGGAATAAGCTCAATATATTTTTTTTCATATGTTTGTTTACCGGATTCCATCCGCTGGACATCAAGAAAATCGTTGATTAGAGACGTAAGCCTCTTCGCCTCATTTAATATTGTCATCAAATATTTCTTCTGCTTTTCCGCCTTGAGTTCCCTGTTAAGCATCAGCTCCGAGAAACCTAAAATGCTGGCAAGCGGTGTTCTCAATTCATGGCTGACGGTGCTGACAAACTCCGATTTCATTTCATCCACTTTAAATTCTTTTGTAATATCCCTGTGGACCAATACAGTTCCAACACACTCATTATTCTGATAAAGATCTTCACAGTACATCTGGCAGACATGCCCTCTATCCTTCGTTTTGTATACAAACGTTTCCCCGCTGGATGTTTTACCATTAAAGGCCCGCCAGATGAATTCGGTAAAACCATCTTCATCCTCTACCTGCTGTTTTAGAAGTACGCTCCATTTATCCCAAGTCAGTCCAACAATCCCTTCAAACCCTCCCTCACAGTGGAACATTTCGCAAAGCTGTTTGTTGACCTGCAGGATGCAGCCGTCCCTGTCAACATACTGAAGACCTTCCTTTACAGTGTTGAGAATATCCTGGTTCAATTTTCTATTAGCTTCAGAGTTTTCATAAGAACTGATTTTATCGAGCGACAGCCCAATCTGTTTTGATAGTGCCGAATATTCATCCATATGCGACTGTGCAAAAGGAAACCCGTACCTGGTGAACACCATGACAGCCGTAACCTCTTGATTTGAAGAAATAACCGGCAAATAAAGGTCATAGCCAAAAATGGTTCTTACATGGTAGCCCTTCTCTTCTTGAAGCAATTGTCGCTTAACAGCAAAACCTTCTTTTGTTTGTTTCAGCCTCTCAATTAATCCGCTTCTAAAATGATTCTTGAACTGTTCTACTCCAGAAGATGAAATGCCAAATGAAGCAGATTCATCATTTTCAAGCATCACAATGATCCCGCAGTCCGCTTCAATGACATTGGACATATTCATTACAATACTTTCCAGTACTTCCTGTTTTTTTAGTGAATTGGAGATGCCATTAATCAATTCATTCCGGCGCTCAAGTTTTCTTTCATTTGATTGCATGGTTCCAAGAGCATTTTCCAATTCCACCCTCTGGGCTTGAAGCTCATCCTGCTGGGCAAGCAGCTCCTCATTTTGCGCAAGCAAATCCTGCTCCTTTTCCTGCAGGATCACCACCATTTTTTGAAAGGCAACAGACAGGACTGCTAATTCATCCATACGATCCTGCCCTACATTCAGTTCCGCCTTTCCTCCCCTGGCAATTTCTTCAGCAGCATTGGCAAACTGAGTAAGCGGCTGTCCTACCTGCTTGAACATTATCCGGATCATCCGAAACAGAATGACCAGAATGACAACAAGAAAAAGAAAGAAACCTGTTTGTATATAGGATTGTTTTTGGATTAAATCCTGAACCCTGCCGTTCAGCTCATCATTCAAATTTTGCAGATAAACCTGAATATCATCCTGAAAGGAATTAATCCTTGCAGTAGCACCGGAATCTGCCATTTTAATGATTTCGTCCATACGGCCTGCTTCAAAATATTCAATGGACACGGGAAGTCTTTCAATGAAATAATAATCCGCAAATTCATCCATTTCCTTCCCAAAGGCTTTGTCCTCATTGGTTGAAGCAAGGCCATTGTATTCACTGATAAGTTTTCTGATCTGTGGCCTTAAGGCAGCAGCCTGGTTTTTTAATTCAGGATTCCCAAAGGCGAAGTAGCCTCTGACATCAAAAAAGACGAGATTGAAGTTATGATCAATTTGCTGAACAATTTCTTCTTTTTTTATAAGCTTTTCGCGTTCTTTGTAATATGAACTGTTTATTTGCTCTTGCAGCAAAATTAAAATACTGGTTCCCGCCAGAAAGAGAAGGACGAATACTCCCATAAGCGCAACAATCTGCCTGGTCAGGCTCTTTTTTATAAAATGATTAAGCTTCATCTGCTATTTTTCCAACCTTCTCAAATAATTGAAGAGGGCTGAATGGTTTAACCATGAAATAATCGGCCCCTGCCTTTAAAACCTCTTCCTGTTCATGTTGCTGGCTTTTGGCAGATAACATTAATATTTTCACTTCTTTGTTAAGAGCCTGCTCACCCCGGATTTTCCTGATGACATCAAGACCGGTAAGTCCAGGCATCATATAATCC
It encodes the following:
- a CDS encoding response regulator transcription factor — protein: MKKILIAEDEEILRMLIADTLEDGDFEVDEAEDGEEALKLLEKKQFDLVILDYMMPGLTGLDVIRKIRGEQALNKEVKILMLSAKSQQHEQEEVLKAGADYFMVKPFSPLQLFEKVGKIADEA
- a CDS encoding ATP-binding protein, with the translated sequence MKLNHFIKKSLTRQIVALMGVFVLLFLAGTSILILLQEQINSSYYKEREKLIKKEEIVQQIDHNFNLVFFDVRGYFAFGNPELKNQAAALRPQIRKLISEYNGLASTNEDKAFGKEMDEFADYYFIERLPVSIEYFEAGRMDEIIKMADSGATARINSFQDDIQVYLQNLNDELNGRVQDLIQKQSYIQTGFFLFLVVILVILFRMIRIMFKQVGQPLTQFANAAEEIARGGKAELNVGQDRMDELAVLSVAFQKMVVILQEKEQDLLAQNEELLAQQDELQAQRVELENALGTMQSNERKLERRNELINGISNSLKKQEVLESIVMNMSNVIEADCGIIVMLENDESASFGISSSGVEQFKNHFRSGLIERLKQTKEGFAVKRQLLQEEKGYHVRTIFGYDLYLPVISSNQEVTAVMVFTRYGFPFAQSHMDEYSALSKQIGLSLDKISSYENSEANRKLNQDILNTVKEGLQYVDRDGCILQVNKQLCEMFHCEGGFEGIVGLTWDKWSVLLKQQVEDEDGFTEFIWRAFNGKTSSGETFVYKTKDRGHVCQMYCEDLYQNNECVGTVLVHRDITKEFKVDEMKSEFVSTVSHELRTPLASILGFSELMLNRELKAEKQKKYLMTILNEAKRLTSLINDFLDVQRMESGKQTYEKKYIELIPIIEKVMDNQQVQTDVHTISLEPFSGNDVILGDSCKIEQVFSNLISNAIKYSPSGGPVNIRLFEENSLLHIEVEDHGLGIPENAAADIFNKFYRVDNSDRRRIGGTGLGLSNVQEIVKAHDGNISVNTKYGKGSTFIVSIPAVYKPSHGLDENIHQSGTRYEVLVIEDDQSLAELFIQELTENNLHAKHFNNGRAVLEYLENHLPDAIVLDIMLDEGLDGWSIMKILKRNEVLSHIPIIISTALDEKEKGLSLGAHEYLIKPYQAGSLSMAIMQTLLKVGKAGQILIPENSPGD